From the genome of Rhododendron vialii isolate Sample 1 chromosome 10a, ASM3025357v1:
ATAGTGAGTTGTTCTTccatcaattgtttttcttgtgtgatttccctctttttctctctttttatgcTCGATCCGTAATTCGTATACAGAAAGAAGCAAACTTGTTGCGCCAACTGAGGCAAAGAGTCATCCAACAGAGAAGCCCTAAACAGGTTCAGTTCGATTTTCCTTGATTCTTGCCCAAATACAAACTAGGGCTTAACATTGAGTACACTTTTGCCTAGAAAACACAAGAAGATCATTGGGGTTTTAACATGTTTCATTCATACGATTAATGTCATGTTAGCCTGGGCTTTGCATGCTATGCCTCAGTACAAGGAACTTTatattgtattttaattttttcttggacTGTGATTCAATTTAggatttcctcttcttttttttttttgtcttgtttgacttgattatttatattttacaCTTACCCACGTGACTAAACTTTATAATGTAGTTTAAGTTTGTTCGGGAGTGtggacttttttgtttttttcaatcggCTTTGTTGTGTTTAGGAATTTGggctttgctttgttttgtcttttttgtgaTGTGGTTGCATGTTCGATTAGAGTAATGAATAGCTCAAAAAAGGGCCCCTAATTTATTTATTCCAATAACAAGCAAGAGTGATTATTTGTTAATTTATATAGGCATGCTTTTgagattccaagcaaaagtaatAATCTTTTAATCGATATAGGCATGCTTTGGTTCATTATGTGGGCTCCTACCCTACCTTTTGTGAAGCAACTATAAAGAAAATCTTTGAAGTGGTCCACTACTTGGGCTTTAATGTCTGATTCTAGTGTCCCCAAATTATTTGAGTGAATGTAAGAGAACTATATAGATGTTCCATCCGTATGGCATTAAATATTAAGTTATTGtcataaattttacaaaaagaaCTAGCACTTTTCAGTTTAATACTAAGAGCAGAAGAACTTTACTATTGTATCTTATTACGATGCTAAAAgcattttgcttttaaaattcacCACTAAGTTCCAATGAATTTCACTAACTCATAAACTACTATTTTAGGCCAGAATCTAGTTTCCACTTTCGCTCTTGAGGTCATTCTTGACGGGAAGTGGCAACCAATAACCTTAAAGGGTTTTCTCCATTTTCCAGCCATTATCTCTTTCTTCCACTTTCCGAATTTCTCCCTTTTGAGACTGCTCTATAGGTGCTGCCTGACAAACCAAAAGTCATGATATAGCTTTATGGGCATAGTCATCAAAATGGTTTTGTTTTAGTCACATTTTCAACTCGTCCAGATAGCAAGACATATAGGAGTTTTAAGATCTGTATATCATCTAGGTTAATCAAATATTGGATATCGGAAAGTGTTTCTGctctaatcatttttttctcaatagaAATGGGATTGTCAAAATTGAAATGGACTTCTCAGACAAAATCCAACTTGTTTTGACGGCTACCAATGTTTGATTAACCAGATTCCACCATGGATAGTTTGCATAATGAGACCTACAAATAGAAGTCAAAGATAATCAAAATGGGACTGTCGTGAGCTCCATTTCTCCTCACATGAGGATCACACGACGGGAACAAAGGGGGGAATCACATGAGATGAGGGCATCATGTAGCAACATGTTCTGATAGAAAATCCACAGAAAGTTAGGGATCTACGCCCTCTGTCCACATAGTTTGTTCATTTTCACTATTTTGGCCATCAAACAACATATTCTATATTTTCCGttcacaatttatttattttttcttttgatgacTTTGAAAACGTGGTCATCGAAAGACAATTTATATCGTTTTACGTACTCTCCCAAGGGCTTGGGGTAGGGGCTACTAGTTGCATGGGTGGAGCACTTGCAAAAGGTGGCACAAGTTTAGAACATTCTAGCCCCCACAAAGCCATCCTCGCCTATGGGAGCTTAATTTGAACCCTCAACACCAATGTGGATAGCATGGACTTGCGTCAAACTCACAAATTAAAAGACAAATTAGATATCAACAAATAAACTCCTGCTACATAAGCGACAAACTTACAAATGGCTTATGCACCTTGGTCCTTACATCCAGCGCACAacagattttattatttttcaaaaagaaaaaatgtttgGACGGTTGTAGATCTGAATGAGATGTCAATACTATGCTATTCTGAACCTTGATGAGGGAAGCCTTTGATAGAATGCAGTCTATCCATTATAATTCACGCAAAAGTAACAAGAAAATCACAAACACAGAGTTTTCATATATGAATAACATGCTCTGGCACATATATTCTTGCTCCCACTGCTCATTTCCGTGACATAGGTATGAACCACAAACCATTGGCAAGTAACCAATAGTTGAGTAGTCATCCctataaatttatatttcatttattCTTGATGTGAAGAGACTACTTGCCACCTATTTAAACTAGACTAGAAAAATTATGCAACCGAACACTTCTTCAGTCATGAGTTCACAGACCCACTCACAGAGACACAAAATAGGAAAAAGATGGGTGTGCGAAAAATACAAACAGCATATACCATAAGAAAATAGAACTTAGGTGCGGGTGAAAAAGATTACCTTCTCGTCATTGTATGACTTGTTTTGGATGACCATGACACCACTATCAAACTTCCGGAGCATTACTGGACTGTTCAACAAAGTGGAGTATAATAAACAACTTACATAGCTTAAGGCCTGAGCTTAGGATTAAGAAAATGCATTAGCCAAAGGGTGGCAATACTTGATAATATAGAATCCCAGTTTCTCCTTAAAGATGCCCCACACACAACACTAACACATCAGCATTCTTCCAAAGAGAACACGCTTGCAATAAATCCTCAGGTGAGATCAGTTCTGCACCAAAGGACACCACAAATGAAATGAAGGACTTCCAAATCGAAACCCAATGGACATTGGAAGCTCATTGTTCTGATTCATTCATCTTGCATAAATATTGGTGTATTATTTTCAGTGCATGGATTTACCTTTGTTTCCTTATTAATATCCTGACCTTCATCGttcttttgcttcttgattCCGCAGTCATAGAAGAATACTGCACTGGTAGAAGTAAACAACCAGTTCAAAGAGTGCTCAACAGGTGTGATTTGATTTTTGCTAGGATTGGCTGAGTGTTTGATTTTTCGTACATGCCTTAGTTGCCTACATTATGTTGACATAGTGCCCAAGAGTGGATAGATTGGAGTGTGTGTTTATGTAGTATGTGTTTTGTACAATAGTGCAACTTCAAAAGTCCACTAGAGTATATGTAGTGTGTGTTTTTCCGAAGTTAATTAACTAACTGATTGCTTGTTGGTTTTGTTACAAAGGGCTGCATAATTGGTCTTGTTATAAACTGGAAGGTATGAGTGGTCTTTGTAGAAAAACAAGACCTGCGTGGCTACTTGCGAAGCTGATAGGTTTTTAAAGGGTAAAATATGTACTTACGCCTTGAACTATgccaaaattttttacttcccCCTCCAACTACCAATTGAACACCTTTGCCCCTTCAACTATAAAACCGCTACCTAGTCAGGACAATGTCCCCCTTCCGTCCAAACCATGGACGGAAAACTTAACAAAACACCCTACCCTACCTATTTTGGCGCCATCAGAAGGGTACTTTAGACATTCACTCCCAAACCTTACTCAATCCCTCTTTCATCTTTCAGCAGGAAACACTAGTAATTTCTCAAATGGGACCATACTcaatcacagagagagagagagagagagagagagagagagagagagagacccattGCTTCATGACTGGACTGCTCACGGTTGGATTGCTCACCACTGGATGGCATGGACCTTGAGAGCCTTTTATGGAAGCATATTTTGCAATGGCATTCTACTAGACATTTTGGACTCATTCATAATGGAAGGAATATAAAATATATGCGAgtaatttggacaggacaggacAGGAATTTGTCCAATTATAGATCCCACATTTTCTGTCCTTGGAATGCTAGCATCTACCAGATATTTTGGCTTTCTATTTCAGTTTTGATGCATATGTAATGCATAGAACTCTCTTTTGGGGCAAGAAAGCAGGATACTTAATTGTTTgccaatgagagagagagagagagacgcaaaCACAGTGATATCTGGTAggttaaaagaagaagagataggGATGGAGAAGAGAAtagatacatatacatatatggaCAGTTAAAAGACATTAATACCCTTACAGTAACCTAGTTACGGTGTTTCGTTAAGTTTTTCATCCAAATAGAAGGAATTGTCCTGACTAGGTAGCAGTTTTATAGTGGAAGGGGTAAGGGTGTTCAATTGGTAGTTGAAGGGggaagtaaaaaatttcgataTAGTTCGAGGGGCAAGCACATATTTTACCCGTTTTAGAACGTAAATATGTTTGAAACCATCTTCTGGGAAATTAGGCAATAACTTGTTAATGTTGCTGCCTATCTAAGTTTCCACGCCTAGCTTCCACTTCTTTTAGTGATGGTTGTGGAATtgaaaaaactaagaaaagaTGAGGAAAAAGAGGATATTCTGCATTCATTTGTTCATGAAGATGTATCTTGCTGTTTTGGTATGCTGCATTTTCTTATGGGCGTGTCCTAAGGGTATGGCTTGGAGTGGGTTAGTTCCTACTACAAACCACTTCAGTCTTGATTGTATTTTCAACAGGAGTCATGTTTTTTTCTGCTGCTAAACCATACTGTTTGCTACTGTGAAGAATCTGTAAGCTGcattattttgtatatatgctGTTGTGTTTTTATTGCTGTCGTGTCTGCTAGTGCTGCTATGTTTTTGCTACTGTGTCTGCCATATCATAGAGCATCGTAGAGTAGTGTAATTGTTGTTGCTgttttgttgttgctgctgttgttttTCTTTGGCTGCTGCTGTTTTTCTAtggctgctgctgttgctgtttTGCTGCTAATTTTCTGTTATGGCAACTATTTTTCATGTCAAGATGGTGTATCTTGCTGCTTTTTCCTATGGTGTATAGTCTACTGCTTTTTCCTAGGATTTTTGCTGGCATTCTTAGCGGTTATTGTTCCAAGACGAATGGACTTACCTTATGTATTACATGTACGATTGTATGATATCAGGAAACAAGCTTGGTGTTGTTAAGATGGTGGACAAAGATTGGGTGCGTTTGAATAGGTaatagaaaaacttttttagacAACTATAGATAAACTAGTTACATATTCTTAAAACATTTAACACACTTGGCTTGTACATTTGTAGATGCACTGACGAGTATATGAACGCAGCATTGAACTTTGTGGAGATGGCTAATCAAAACGCAGGATATTTAGGAAAGATTCTATGCCCTTGCAAACATTGTCGGAATTTGAGTCACCATTCTCTTGATGATGTTTATGAACACTTGGTCATAAATGGAATGGATCCTACATACACAACTTGGTTTCATCATGGGGAGGAACCAAGTGCTGCACAAAAACCTAAAGAAGTGAAAATGTCAGATGCGCATAACTTATACAGTGCGACTTATGCACGAGATGCAGACCATCTTGAACCACTTGACGAAGCTAGAGATGAGGTCTTTGTAAAAGCATTAGAGGATGCAGAAACTCCATTATACCCTGGTTGTGAAAAATATACGAAGTTGTCAGCAATTGTTACTTTGTACAAgatcaaagctgaaaatgaatggACAGATGAGAGTTTTACTATTCTTTTGGGTAAGCTTCAGGATATGTTCCCCATGGATAATACAATGCTATGTTCTGTTCGTGCAGTTAGAAAGTtccttaaaaaatttgaattgggTTACGAGAAAATTCATGCTTGTGTGAAGGATTGTTGCTTATTCAGGAAAGAGGACGCAGAATTAGAGAACTGTCCAAAATGTGGTAGTTCAAGATGGAAGGTAGATGTACGcacaaagcaaataaaaaaaggggTTCCTGCCAAAGTGTTGAGATATTTTCCTATAATTCCAAGGTTTCGGAACATGTATAGGTCATTTGAAGTAGCTAAAGATTTGGCATGGCACTATACTCATAGAAGCAGTGATGCCAAGATGTGACACCCGGTAGATTCACCAACTTGGAAAACAATAGATGATAAGTGGCCATCTTTCTCAGCAGACCCACGGAATCTAAGACTTGGTCTTGCTACCGATGGTTTCAATCCATTTCGGAATTTGAGTTCGACGTATAGTTGTTGGCCCGTTATGCTGGTTATGTACAACTTGCCACCTTGGTTATggatgaaaaaggaaaatgttttgTTGACACTATTGATCCCAGGACCTAAGCAACCGGGTAATGATATTGATGTATATCTACGACCTCTTATCGAAGACCTACAGATTTTGTGGACCAACGGAGCACCTGTTTATGACAGGTTCACTAACTCTACATTCAATCTGAGGGCCATTTTGATGTGGACAATGCATGATTTTCCAGCATACGGAAATGTTGTCGGCTGTACAACTAAGGGTAAATTTGCATGTCCTATATGTGGTGAAAATACACATTTTCTATGGCTGAAATTTAGTGGGAAAACTATATATTTGTGCCATAGGTGCTTTCTTCCACCATCTCATCCCTTGCGGAAGAAAAAATCATGGTTTGatggaaaggaagaaaaggggaaaaacctAGAATCATGACTGGAAAACAAATTTCGGAAACTTTAAAAGATATGAAGAATGATTGGGGGAAAGGTGGAGAAGGAAATAAAAAACGAAAGCGGGACAATGAAGATAAACAAAGGTGGAAAAAGAGGTCAATCTTATTTGATTTATCATATTGGGAGGTAAGTTTTATCAATCAACATTTTGATCAATTTATatcttatatttatatatattgatCTTAGTATAGTTTATGATTGTTTCTCTACTATTCTATGTAGGAATTGCTAGTGCGTAATAACTTAGATGTCATGCatatcattaaaaatattattgagaGCCTTATTGGCACGCTGTTGGATATTAACGGAAAATCCAAAGATGGTTTAAATGCTCGCAAGGATATGCAAGATTTGGAAATAAAGCATGACTTGCATCCAAAAGATCGAGGGTCTAGGACATATCTTCCTCCAGCTTCCTATACACTTTCCAAGGATAAAAAGCGAATATTTTGCAAGAGGTTGTTTGACTTAAAAGTACCTGATGGGTATAGTTCAAATATTGGGAATTGTGTATCAATGGATGAATTGAAGGTCACAGGTCTCAAATCTCATGATTGCCATGTGCTAATGCTTCAGTTGTTGCCTGTAGCCTTAAAGGGGTTACTACCATCTGGACCCAGAAATGCGATACTTCGCCTTTGTGCATTCTTCAATAAATTGTGTCAAAGAGTtattgatcaagaagaaatgGCATCCCTTGAGGATGAGGTGGTTGAAACGTTATGCATGTTTGAGAGGTTCTTTCCACCTTCATTCTTTGATATCatggtgcacttaacaattcaCTTAGGACGAGAAGCACGACTTTGTGGGCCAGTCCAATATCGTTGGATGTACCTTTTTGAGAGGTGaacccttttatttatttttaatgagTAATCATCTATGGTTTTGTTCATCATCTATGATTGTATAATGTGAATGTACTTTTCTTCATGATTAGACATATGAAGATATACAAACGAAGTGTTGGGAATCATGCACGACCTGAAGGTTGTATAGCAGAACGCTACCTTGTAGAAGAGTGTATAACATTTTGCAGCCGACACATGAAATCTGTGGAAACAACCAATAGGGGACCTCGCAATCAAGATTTTGAGAACGATGTTATTCTCGAAGGTCGTCCAATATCGGCTGCCACATCCATCACATTGACTGATGAAGTTTTAGAAAGTGCACATCGTTACGTTTTATTCAATACAGCCATAGTGGAACCTTATTTGGAGTAAGTTTGATGAAATTCTGCTTGcagaattcataaatttttatatACATGTGAATCATTTactcattctttctttttctattagGATGCATATAGAGGAGTTAAAGAACTCAGATGCCAGCCTTggtcttcaaaaaaataaaagtgtaCTTTTGAAAAGGCACGCtgacaacttttcaaaatggttgAGGGAAAAGGTTACCACTTATTTTGCTTGAGGTTTATCAAGTTTAATATTGTAATTAGTATAGTATTAATTGGGTTGCATATACTTGAACAGATTCAGGTAAAAGCATGCACAAATAATGAATTGGAGATACTACAATGGCTTGCTAATGGTCCTAGAAAGCATGTCATGAGTTATACGGGTTATATCATCAATGGGCAGCGGTTTCTCACAAAGGAAGCTGAGAAATCAACCCAAAATAGTGGTGTTTCCATTGACGTGGCAACTCTGTGTAGATCAAGTGTGAAGGACAATGCACAAGTCGTTGATGTAGTTTCATACTACGGGGTGATTAAAGATATAATTTTGTTAGATTATCACACATTTCAACTACCGATGTTCAAGTGTGACTGGGCAAACATTGGCCATGGTGTTAGGATGGAAGATGGTTTTACACTTGTTAACCTACATCAAAGTCAGACCCAATATGACAAAGATCCATTTATCCTTGCATCCCAAGCAAAGCAAGTTTTTTATTCAAGGGAAACCGAATCTTCGAATTGGTATGTTGTGCTAAAGGCACCTCCTAGGGGATTTTATGACTTGGAAATGTACGAAGAAACTATGGATACATCTTCTAGGCCGCAAGATGTTTCAGCCCTTGGTGTGGAcgatgacgatgatgatgaaAGGATAACTAATGTTAGAGGAGATTGTGAGGGTACATGGATTGAGGATTTCTAGTCATTGCGCCGTGtaacttttggtttttcttttttcgtttgtATCTTGCTAGGAtcttttttggtttgtaacTTTTGGTATGTTGTACTAAAGGCACCTTCCAGGATCTTTTGGTTTGTATCTGGCCATTGTGCCTTAATTTGGTGTTCATATTATACTTGGATATTCGTTTAGTTAATTTCTGGTTGCTGCTATGTTACTGGTGCagattggttttgttttttcagttAACTTGTTTCTTTTATGTATTCAGTAACATGTATATCCAGCCGAGGCACTTGTCCAAAATGTTGACAAGCTATGAAAGGTTAAAGCAGAAAAAAATGGATCAAAACTTAGTACAATTGAAGGCTGCTGGAGTCAAGAATGTGccaaagttttttttgggcttAAATAACATTAAAGTTAATGATAAGGAAGAAGTTGACATTCGGCGTGCAGTCGATGGTGATGAAGACGTCATACTATTTGATGGTGAAGAAAGGTCGTGTTCTAATAATGACAATGATGATCCTTCGGGGTCTAAAACAAATGAGGTGATGTTTCTATAGGATGTATACTCTTTGATAGATTAATGTACTTCTAC
Proteins encoded in this window:
- the LOC131303366 gene encoding uncharacterized protein LOC131303366, with protein sequence MVDKDWVRLNRCTDEYMNAALNFVEMANQNAGYLGKILCPCKHCRNLSHHSLDDVYEHLVINGMDPTYTTWFHHGEEPSAAQKPKEVKMSDAHNLYSATYARDADHLEPLDEARDEVFVKALEDAETPLYPGCEKYTKLSAIVTLYKIKAENEWTDESFTILLGKLQDMFPMDNTMLCSVRAVRKFLKKFELGYEKIHACVKDCCLFRKEDAELENCPKCGSSRWKVDVRTKQIKKGVPAKVLRYFPIIPRFRNMYRSFEVAKDLAWHYTHRSSDAKM
- the LOC131303365 gene encoding uncharacterized protein LOC131303365, with the translated sequence MHIIKNIIESLIGTLLDINGKSKDGLNARKDMQDLEIKHDLHPKDRGSRTYLPPASYTLSKDKKRIFCKRLFDLKVPDGYSSNIGNCVSMDELKVTGLKSHDCHVLMLQLLPVALKGLLPSGPRNAILRLCAFFNKLCQRVIDQEEMASLEDEVVETLCMFERFFPPSFFDIMVHLTIHLGREARLCGPVQYRWMYLFERHMKIYKRSVGNHARPEGCIAERYLVEECITFCSRHMKSVETTNRGPRNQDFENDVILEGRPISAATSITLTDEVLESAHRYVLFNTAIVEPYLE